From Streptomonospora salina, the proteins below share one genomic window:
- a CDS encoding ATP-binding protein, producing MTYDIAAPEPSGMVASLSSLGYSLPEAIADLVDNSISADASTIDIEFTWAGRHSWVAVVDDGSGMTPEELVTAMTVAARGPDTVRSSTDLGRFGVGLKSASFSQARQLTVATARSGDWCVRTWDLDVIEQAGEWRLLRDVDDATSRILDVLRGEADHGTVVLWRRLTGYHGAAVTEEDERTQQQFYAEANRTESHLGMVFARFLTGRRCSMRVSGTPVEPWDPFLSRHPSVQRLPVEQLRLGTGTVRAEAFILPSSQRLSPAEYGKAGGPRGWLDQQGFYVYRRDRLILAGSWLGQRGLRREEKFNLARIAVDIPAETDADWGVDVRKSSVVPPVGLRTPLQRIARQARSLASDVLRHRGQVAARTHGEPLRYAWHVRRDNEQVTCRINREHPLVSAMLRSDGGSPGDVRALLRLLEETVPVTALRVMHETDTSDDPEPFGGAGPADSEVTEVAQRIYEAMIMGGRSPDAARERLRTMHPFDQLQGFWSK from the coding sequence ATGACTTACGACATTGCGGCCCCGGAACCTTCGGGAATGGTGGCTTCACTTAGTTCCCTCGGCTATTCGCTGCCCGAGGCCATCGCGGATCTCGTCGACAACAGCATCTCTGCGGACGCTTCCACCATCGACATTGAGTTCACATGGGCTGGTCGGCACTCTTGGGTAGCTGTCGTCGACGACGGCAGCGGCATGACCCCCGAAGAGCTTGTAACAGCCATGACTGTGGCTGCACGTGGACCTGACACGGTCCGTAGTTCGACAGACCTGGGACGCTTTGGTGTTGGCCTCAAGTCAGCGTCGTTTTCCCAGGCTCGGCAGCTCACCGTTGCCACGGCGAGGTCCGGCGACTGGTGCGTGAGAACGTGGGACCTCGACGTAATCGAGCAGGCCGGTGAATGGAGGCTGCTACGTGACGTCGACGACGCGACATCGCGGATACTCGATGTGCTTCGCGGGGAGGCTGACCACGGCACTGTGGTTTTGTGGCGTCGGCTCACTGGCTACCATGGCGCGGCGGTGACGGAAGAGGACGAACGAACCCAGCAACAGTTCTACGCGGAGGCTAACCGGACGGAGTCGCACCTCGGTATGGTGTTCGCTCGGTTCCTCACGGGGCGCCGTTGCAGCATGCGGGTGTCGGGTACCCCCGTCGAGCCCTGGGACCCGTTCCTGTCAAGGCATCCGTCCGTCCAGCGACTACCTGTGGAACAGCTTCGACTCGGCACGGGGACCGTGCGGGCGGAAGCATTCATCCTTCCCAGCTCCCAACGGCTCTCCCCTGCCGAGTACGGGAAGGCTGGAGGGCCGCGCGGTTGGCTGGATCAGCAAGGCTTCTACGTGTATCGGCGTGACCGCCTCATCCTCGCGGGAAGCTGGCTCGGGCAACGGGGCCTCCGTCGGGAGGAGAAGTTCAATCTCGCCCGCATCGCCGTGGACATCCCCGCAGAGACGGACGCGGACTGGGGCGTCGACGTGCGAAAGTCCAGTGTGGTGCCGCCCGTTGGCCTGCGCACCCCTCTCCAACGGATCGCCAGACAAGCCCGCAGTCTGGCTTCCGATGTATTGCGACACCGCGGGCAGGTCGCTGCACGCACACACGGTGAGCCGCTGCGGTACGCATGGCACGTCCGTCGGGACAACGAACAGGTCACCTGCCGCATCAACCGCGAACATCCGTTGGTGAGTGCCATGCTCCGCTCCGATGGCGGAAGTCCTGGAGACGTGCGGGCTCTGCTCCGATTGCTCGAGGAGACCGTCCCGGTGACTGCCCTGCGGGTGATGCACGAGACGGACACCAGCGACGACCCCGAGCCCTTTGGAGGCGCTGGACCTGCAGATTCTGAAGTGACGGAGGTCGCTCAGCGGATCTATGAGGCGATGATTATGGGAGGCCGGTCACCTGATGCTGCCCGGGAGCGGCTTCGCACGATGCATCCTTTCGACCAACTGCAGGGGTTCTGGAGCAAATAG
- a CDS encoding Z1 domain-containing protein, which translates to MFPPDQQPSPDDVQNAVNAIFGMLAGQGEVLDRERLVKEIEALTAVFQEGSSGLVDKEADHWPWLPEAKNDRDWDFWERYRRYLEDLRGLPPVVVRRLDQSTDEVLEQLEDPRRGGAWRRTGLVVGQVQSGKTGHYIGLAAKAVDAGYQLVVVLAGIHNDLRSQTQLRVDEGLLGFDTQHQQRSKQDGNSRRMGAGRMPGAKWLDIASPTNSSEKGDFGRQAANAVNFPLGRFPVVLVVKKHWKILQYLRTWVTEVQGTEDEAGRQVVRDIPLFVIDDEADNASINTKREPDADPTRTNGAIRDLMMSFEKSAYVGYTATPFANIYIDPDTDHADFGADLFPDSFIRTLSPPSNYLGPERVFGLTSENEDEDDIPPLPLVRSVEDAESWIPNKHKSSYMPSDEIPASLREAIASFALASAARRARGEMKVHNSMLVHVTRYTSVQGVVSDQVDGYVRLLIDSLRDRYGEGPRRMTEFRTLWERDFVSTSSHFPVDETQAVTWDEVSEHLLPALRRIVVKTVNGASRDALDYYEHRRTGLSVIAIGGQKLSRGLTLEGLTVSYYLRTSTTYDTLLQMGRWFGYRAGYEDLCRLYTTPDLQAKYVEVTAATDELRREVEEMAALNLSPRDFGLKVRASSLGLAITAANKMRQGTKVMLSYSGEGPETVLFDSAQRTVGRNLKTLGDFARRMDGLAVAEQKQPGTNLLWKGVPSGTIVEFLSDYGTDPQAQTVHPKFIAKYIEQCVAVGELPQWTVCVVGKAAATELQDVGGHLVGPVTRAPINPGFETEGRYTIRRLLSPPDEYLDLEKGQVKSALEKTRLAAERNKKEKVPQSPSGPLLRMERRPDQALLLIYLVERKSAADGSQDHPLVGFKVSFPCSEHQSDTEYVVNSIWKQEGFDDGEDAE; encoded by the coding sequence ATGTTCCCTCCGGACCAGCAGCCGTCCCCGGACGATGTACAGAACGCGGTCAACGCCATCTTCGGCATGCTTGCCGGCCAGGGCGAGGTTCTCGATCGCGAGAGGCTTGTTAAAGAGATCGAGGCCCTCACCGCCGTGTTCCAGGAGGGTTCTTCTGGTCTGGTGGACAAGGAAGCTGACCACTGGCCATGGCTTCCCGAGGCCAAGAACGACCGGGACTGGGACTTCTGGGAGCGCTATCGGAGGTACCTGGAGGACCTGCGCGGTCTTCCGCCGGTCGTCGTGCGCCGACTTGACCAGAGTACTGACGAGGTCCTGGAACAGCTTGAGGATCCCCGCCGCGGGGGAGCGTGGCGTAGGACGGGCCTCGTGGTCGGGCAGGTCCAGTCAGGTAAGACCGGCCACTACATAGGGTTGGCTGCCAAGGCCGTAGACGCCGGCTACCAGTTGGTGGTCGTTCTCGCCGGCATCCACAACGACCTACGCAGCCAAACACAGCTACGTGTGGACGAGGGGCTTCTGGGCTTCGACACTCAGCACCAGCAGCGGTCCAAACAGGACGGAAATTCGCGGCGAATGGGCGCGGGCCGGATGCCCGGAGCCAAGTGGCTGGACATCGCGTCCCCAACCAACAGTTCCGAAAAGGGTGACTTCGGCCGACAGGCAGCCAACGCCGTCAACTTCCCACTCGGCCGCTTCCCGGTCGTTCTTGTTGTGAAGAAGCACTGGAAAATCTTGCAGTATCTCCGCACGTGGGTAACGGAGGTTCAAGGTACGGAGGATGAGGCTGGCCGACAAGTCGTACGCGACATCCCTCTGTTTGTTATCGACGACGAGGCCGACAACGCCTCCATCAACACCAAGCGAGAGCCAGACGCTGACCCGACTCGGACCAACGGCGCGATCCGAGACCTCATGATGAGCTTCGAAAAGTCGGCGTACGTCGGATACACGGCGACTCCGTTCGCCAACATATACATTGATCCCGACACTGACCACGCCGATTTCGGTGCCGACCTCTTTCCCGACAGCTTCATCCGCACGCTTTCGCCACCCTCCAATTACCTCGGCCCAGAGCGGGTTTTCGGACTTACGTCCGAAAACGAAGACGAGGACGACATCCCCCCGCTTCCTCTCGTACGTTCGGTGGAGGATGCGGAGAGCTGGATTCCGAACAAGCACAAGTCCTCATACATGCCCTCGGACGAAATCCCGGCGTCACTCCGCGAGGCGATAGCCTCATTCGCTCTCGCTAGCGCTGCCCGACGGGCTCGGGGGGAGATGAAGGTACACAACTCCATGCTGGTGCACGTCACCCGCTATACGTCAGTGCAAGGGGTAGTTAGCGACCAAGTCGACGGCTATGTACGTCTCCTCATCGACTCCCTGCGTGACCGGTATGGGGAGGGGCCACGGCGGATGACGGAGTTCCGGACACTGTGGGAGCGGGACTTCGTGTCCACGTCCAGTCACTTTCCCGTGGACGAGACCCAGGCAGTCACATGGGATGAGGTGTCTGAGCATCTCTTGCCAGCATTGCGGCGGATCGTGGTCAAGACGGTGAACGGTGCGTCGCGCGACGCCCTCGACTACTACGAGCACCGCCGTACGGGTCTATCTGTCATCGCCATCGGTGGGCAGAAGCTTTCACGTGGGCTCACGCTGGAAGGGCTGACGGTCAGCTACTACCTGCGTACGTCCACCACGTACGACACGCTGCTACAGATGGGCCGGTGGTTCGGCTACCGCGCTGGCTATGAGGACCTGTGCCGTCTCTACACAACACCTGACCTTCAGGCCAAGTACGTCGAGGTAACTGCCGCCACGGACGAACTCCGCCGAGAGGTGGAGGAGATGGCCGCCCTGAACCTCTCACCGAGGGACTTCGGCCTGAAAGTGCGCGCCTCTTCCCTGGGTCTGGCGATCACCGCCGCAAACAAGATGCGGCAGGGCACGAAGGTCATGCTCAGCTACTCCGGTGAGGGGCCGGAGACCGTGCTTTTCGACAGCGCGCAGAGGACAGTCGGGCGCAACCTCAAGACCCTCGGGGACTTCGCCAGAAGGATGGACGGGTTGGCGGTGGCCGAGCAGAAGCAGCCGGGTACGAACCTGCTGTGGAAGGGCGTGCCCTCAGGCACCATTGTGGAATTCCTGTCCGACTACGGTACCGACCCCCAGGCGCAGACGGTCCATCCCAAGTTCATCGCGAAGTACATCGAACAATGTGTCGCCGTGGGCGAGCTTCCACAGTGGACTGTCTGCGTAGTCGGCAAGGCCGCTGCGACGGAGCTTCAGGATGTGGGCGGCCATTTGGTCGGGCCCGTAACGCGTGCGCCTATTAATCCGGGTTTCGAGACTGAGGGTCGCTACACCATCCGGCGCCTCTTGAGCCCGCCAGACGAATATCTCGATCTTGAGAAGGGCCAGGTTAAGTCAGCGCTCGAGAAGACGCGTTTGGCCGCGGAACGGAATAAGAAGGAGAAGGTACCCCAGTCACCCTCCGGACCGCTTCTGCGGATGGAACGCCGGCCGGATCAGGCGTTGCTGCTGATTTACCTCGTGGAGCGGAAGTCGGCTGCTGATGGCTCGCAAGATCATCCGCTTGTGGGCTTCAAGGTGAGCTTCCCTTGTTCTGAGCACCAGTCCGATACGGAATATGTGGTCAACAGCATCTGGAAACAGGAGGGCTTTGACGACGGAGAGGATGCGGAGTGA